The Maniola jurtina chromosome 9, ilManJurt1.1, whole genome shotgun sequence genomic sequence TATACAAGAGAGAGAGTCACACAATCACTCTATCGCCAGAGGAAATACCCTAAAGCCCTACGCAAGAaacacgttttttaaaatttagtatGGACGTTTTTACTAGAAGATATTGATTGATTTACCGTCGTATTTTACAAGATATTATGATGCAATAACAAATATTTCGATTACAATACTTTGTAAAACATCAGAAAAGAAACATGCTTTGAACAATAGAgcaactaaaaaaatattaaatcactagCTATATAAACAAATTTAATCATGAATGTTCAGTTGAATGTTGAGAGTTTTCTCTAGAAAGTGCTAGATTTCCGAAATGGCGCAACAACTATGTATTTATCGATCTGTTTTCTTATCGAAGAGGCTTTTCCATTTATTCTACTTACGTTCTTTGTTGGTAAATGAAGAAATCAGAGAAAAACTTGCAAATCACCTAGAAACACTGCTATTTTTAGCGTTTCTTCGAAGTTTTTCCAAGCACAAAAATGAACTCACTCACACAAAATTATTGACAAATCGTGGATATGAGACACATTCACAAATCACAATTGACTAACGGGGTTGCTATCACATAATtctatttatcatttttttttaaattctattttaaatatCACGGCACTCCCTAAACCCTCATATACTTAAATTCTATTCTTTTTGGGTACCTTTTGGAAAGGCGTTAAAATTGTTTTGTGAAAAAGGACCTGTTATATCCCTTCTCCCCATTAAGCTTCTCCCCTAGATTTTCCTTAGACGACGTTGCCTGAATATAAGTAGAAAATCAACTGATGGCAATACTATGCGTAGATCATATACAATAGCTCTACAGATAACTCAAAGTTCACTATGGTTAGTTGACAAAACAAAACACCACAAAACCAGTCATTATGActgaaaaataaatgataataattattattattaggtaccaaAAATTCACAAGTGTTTTCTTCATGTTTTCTGCCTGCAATGTTTTCTGTCATGTTAGTTTCTACAGAATTCTACAAAATTATGTGTCTATAATCTATGATAAATTTCAATTGTTAACAGATGTCAATGTCAAAGTTCTACAAATAacctcaaaaatcaaaattttatttttcaaaatacaaatcgaaaagtaaaataataaaataggtattaggtactaaaTTGTAATCGAATGAAACTATTGTAAAATTTTTGTACTTAGTTTGAAATGAGTGGATTTGTGAAAACTCTTACTTTCTCTAGATATACTGGTAAGTGAATAACTTTGTTTTCAACTAAGTAACAAAAAATATCCCAATTTATAATTCAATTTAatacttactagaggatgcccgcggcttcgcccgcgtgaattttggttttttaaaatcctgtaggaactctttgattttccgggataaaaagtagcctatgtccttccccgggatgtatctcatgtctgtaccaaatttcattcaaatcggttcaacggttggaccgtgaaaacgtagcagacagacagacagacagagagacagacagacacactttcgcatttataatattagtaaaagtATGGATTTGAATAAAATTGCCTGAAGTTTGATATTCAATAGAATCGATGAGGCAACCGATGCAAAAGGCGATGAGGTAACAGATTACAGAATAGCTGGCTCATTTTCACACAAAGTATAAGCATAATAGCCATCAGCCAGCTTATAAAAGGAggcatttcaaatttcagttcTAAGGCGCTCGTTCACCTGCACTACAGTGTCACATATGAAGCAATGGAGAGTCTCCAAAGGACTGTCGGCCAACCGCAATGCTGAGGGGGTATTGACAGATGGACCTGATTACACCTTCTTGGATGGAAGACCCACTCCTTTACTTGTATGTTGATTTTATCATCTACACTAATATGAAAAtgtagtttgtaagtttggatataGGAGGTAATCTCCAAAACTACTCAtctgatttcaaaaattcttttactgacagataACTACATTATCTtcgagtgatataggctataaattataaatgtacctattgcAGCCAAAGTCATAGGCAAAAGCTAGCTTGATTATTCAATCACAGATTATTAAATGATGAAATAGCATGGATTTGTCTTATAGCTCACTCTATACAagggactgcaattactttaAATTATGTTGTTTGAAAAGAGCCACCATTGAGTTTTTTGCTGGATATTCTCAGTTGGAAAGGCATTTCAAACCAATGGTAGATAATACcaaaagcacttgca encodes the following:
- the LOC123868348 gene encoding 39S ribosomal protein L52, mitochondrial, giving the protein MSGFVKTLTFSRYTVLRRSFTCTTVSHMKQWRVSKGLSANRNAEGVLTDGPDYTFLDGRPTPLLQKQKKRMLKQQEFANQIVTLCSEVDFAKRRHQDMVQAKEQERQDIINNRLKPKGNALLQKK